The Tripterygium wilfordii isolate XIE 37 chromosome 4, ASM1340144v1, whole genome shotgun sequence genome has a window encoding:
- the LOC119997778 gene encoding glycosyltransferase BC10-like, giving the protein MKTDKAWRLGMGDMQVLPGPRHRPPLKRPIWIIVMVSLVSVFLVCAYIYPPQSRTSCYVFSSRSCNVISDWLPPAPAREYTDDELASRILVREILSMPPVQSKNAKIAFMFLSTGSLHFEKLWDKFFHGHEERFSVYVHASKEKPVHVSRYFINRDIRSEQVIWGKITMIDAERRLLANALKDPDNQHFVLLSDSCVPLRSFDYVYNYLMYSNISFVDSFVDPGPHGNGRYTEHMLPEIEMKDFRKGAQWFTMTRQHALIVVADSLYYSIFRDYCKPGFEGKNCIADEHYLPTFFHMLDPGGIANWSVTHVDWSERKWHPKSYKAHDVTYDLLKNITSIDQSVHVTSDEKRETTVKPCLWNGIQRPCYLFARKFYPETIDNLLHLFSNWTTI; this is encoded by the exons ATGAAGACAGATAAGGCGTGGCGGCTGGGCATGGGTGACATGCAGGTCTTGCCTGGGCCTCGCCACCGCCCTCCGTTGAAGAGGCCAATTTGGATTATTGTCATGGTTTCATTGGTCAGCGTATTCCTTGTTTGTGCTTACATATATCCTCCACAAAGTAGGACCAGCTGTTACGTATTTTCTTCTAGAAGTTGCAATGTCATTTCTGATTGGCTTCCGCCTGCTCCTGCGAGGGAATATACCGATGATGAGCTCGCATCTCGTATTTTGGTTAGGGAAATTTTAAGTATGCCTCCTGTTCAATCCAAAAATGCTAAAATTGCATTCATGTTCTTGAGCACTGGATCATTACATTTCGAGAAGCTGTGGGATAAGTTTTTCCAT GGACATGAGGAAAGATTTTCTGTTTATGTGCATGCATCAAAGGAAAAACCTGTGCATGTGAGCCGTTACTTCATTAATCGAGATATACGCAGTGAGCAG GTTATCTGGGGAAAAATTACTATGATTGATGCAGAGAGGCGACTTCTGGCAAATGCTCTTAAAGATCCTGATAACCAGCACTTTGTACTACTTTCTGATAG TTGTGTACCATTGCGTAGTTTTGACTATGTGTACAACTATCTGATGTACTCAAATATCAGCTTCGTTGACAG CTTTGTGGATCCAGGTCCTCATGGGAATGGCAGGTACACAGAGCATATGCTACCTGAAATTGAGATGAAAGACTTTAGAAAGGGTGCACAG TGGTTCACAATGACGCGGCAGCATGCGCTGATAGTTGTCGCTGACAGTCTTTACTACTCAATATTCAGGGACTATTGCAAG CCAGGTTTCGAGGGGAAAAATTGCATTGCTGATGAACATTACTTGCCGACTTTCTTCCAT ATGCTCGATCCAGGTGGAATTGCCAACTGGTCAGTGACACATGTTGATTGGTCCGAGAGAAAGTGGCATCCCAAATCATACAAGGCTCACGATGTTACTTACGATCTCCTGAAGAATATCACA tcaatagatcaaagtGTGCATGTCACAAGTGATGAAAAG AGAGAAACGACAGTTAAGCCTTGCTTATGGAATGGCATCCAGCGACCATGCTACTTGTTTGCTAGGAAGTTCTACCCAGAAACGATTGATAATTTGTTGCACCTTTTCTCCAATTGGACGACAATTTGA